The following proteins are co-located in the Hevea brasiliensis isolate MT/VB/25A 57/8 chromosome 11, ASM3005281v1, whole genome shotgun sequence genome:
- the LOC110642649 gene encoding G-type lectin S-receptor-like serine/threonine-protein kinase SD2-5 has product MGNVFGFHQSFSLINERTDRYYSSFALIKISNDVGSGRGSIHISNDVGSGRGSIHTGTIAGRITGTIFLVGLIVGLSWILSFRENRDGEDEMEDYLDKLSGLPNRFTYQELRVATEDFQKKLGKGGFGSVFEGNTTVGEKIAVKRLDALGQGKKEFLAEVKTIGSIHHNNLVRLIGFCAEKLQRLLVYEFMCNGSLDKWIFQEPLKHSLDWQIRKTIILDIAKGLAYLHEDCRQKIVHLDIKPQNILLDADLHAKISDFGLSKLIDRNQSQVLTTIRGTPGYLAPEWFSSIITEKVDVYSFGIVVMEVVCGRKNLDRSQPEECMHLLPIFMQKAKQDQLIDMVDRSNEDMQLRKSEVVEMMKVAIWCLQSNYTRRPSMSKVVKVLEGNMDVEADLDYSIHNATTTAAIRKAAEQATTAPLSPFILSGPR; this is encoded by the coding sequence ATGGGGAATGTCTTTGGCTTTCACCAGTCCTTTTCACTTATAAATGAAAGAACGGATAGATATTATAGTTCGTTTGCCTTAATCAAAATTTCAAATGATGTGGGAAGTGGAAGAGGTTCTATCCATATTTCAAATGATGTGGGAAGTGGAAGAGGTTCTATCCATACAGGAACAATAGCAGGAAGAATTACAGGAACCATTTTTCTGGTGGGCCTGATTGTTGGCTTGTCTTGGATCTTGTCTTTTAGGGAGAACAGAGATGGAGAGGATGAGATGGAAGATTATTTGGACAAACTATCAGGATTGCCTAACAGATTCACTTATCAAGAACTAAGAGTAGCAACAGAAGATTTCCAGAAAAAGCTTGGGAAAGGAGGGTTCGGGTCAGTTTTTGAAGGAAATACCACAGTCGGTGAGAAAATTGCCGTAAAGCGCCTGGATGCTTTAGGCCAAGGAAAGAAGGAATTTCTGGCCGAGGTCAAGACTATAGGAAGCATCCACCATAACAACTTGGTGAGGCTAATTGGATTCTGCGCAGAAAAATTGCAGAGACTATTAGTGTACGAGTTCATGTGCAATGGGTCCTTGGACAAATGGATTTTTCAAGAGCCACTGAAGCATTCTCTAGATTGGCAAATAAGAAAGACAATTATCTTAGACATTGCGAAGGGGCTGGCCTATCTCCATGAAGATTGCAGACAGAAAATAGTTCATTTGGATATCAAACCCCAAAACATTCTCTTGGATGCAGACCTACATGCCAAGATATCGGACTTCGGATTGTCCAAGTTGATTGATAGGAATCAAAGCCAAGTGTTAACCACGATCAGAGGAACTCCTGGGTATCTGGCACCTGAATGGTTTAGCTCAATAATCACAGAGAAAGTAGATGTTTATAGCTTTGGAATTGTAGTCATGGAAGTAGTGTGTGGAAGGAAAAATTTGGATAGGTCACAGCCTGAGGAGTGCATGCATTTGCTCCCTATTTTCATGCAAAAAGCGAAGCAGGATCAGTTGATTGATATGGTTGACAGAAGCAATGAAGATATGCAATTGCGCAAATCAGAAGTAGTGGAGATGATGAAGGTAGCAATTTGGTGTTTGCAAAGTAATTACACAAGGAGGCCTTCCATGTCAAAGGTGGTTAAGGTCTTAGAAGGCAATATGGATGTGGAAGCTGATCTAGACTATAGCATCCATAATGCAACAACAACGGCTGCAATAAGAAAAGCGGCAGAGCAAGCAACTACAGCTCCATTATCGCCATTTATTCTATCGGGACCAAGGTGA
- the LOC131170288 gene encoding EP1-like glycoprotein 3: MNYTTVPSNHSKLMGVWPLDGIMLLQLFIILSLPHFQHAQIVYFPAAKVPTSWSINPRTSAYDQIILSNGKPNANYGFACGFYSQNDKRSFYLAIGSAAASIDTSGNQVWTFTDNIAWVANRNRPVGENAELQLLPDGNLVLKDTDGILVWSTDTANKSVAGMKMMDTGNLVLHDGFNNTVWQSFDHPTDKLLPGQKLLAGQKLVASISKTNVSEGDYSVSLTSKGLVAFYDEIMYFSLYFPDFFPEIQTVESIELTVNGTFGVYALTREVVVIMASAQMEGVRALQDLLKIMSRKHKAISDAKRLIQPHVETPYPTHFCPTKTYTISIILLEL; the protein is encoded by the exons ATGAACTACACTACTGTACCCTCAAACCATTCCAAACTGATGGGTGTTTGGCCTTTGGACGGTATTATGCTTCTACAGCTTTTTATCATCTTATCTCTTCCACACTTCCAACATGCCCAGATTGTATACTTTCCTGCAGCTAAGGTACCCACATCATGGTCCATTAATCCGCGCACGTCTGCGTACGATCAAATAATCCTCTCCAACGGTAAACCAAATGCCAACTACGGATTTGCTTGTGGATTTTACTCCCAAAACGATAAAAGATCCTTCTATTTGGCGATTGGATCAGCTGCAGCATCGATAGATACTTCTGGCAATCAAGTTTGGACTTTTACGGATAATATAGCTTGGGTAGCAAACAGAAATAGACCGGTTGGTGAGAATGCAGAGTTACAGTTACTTCCGGATGGAAACTTGGTGCTAAAAGATACAGATGGAATTTTGGTTTGGTCTACAGACACAGCTAACAAGTCTGTTGCAGGCATGAAGATGATGGATACAGGAAACCTTGTACTTCATGATGGCTTTAATAATACAGTTTGGCAGTCATTTGATCATCCAACGGACAAACTGCTCCCTGGGCAGAAACTGTTGGCAGGACAGAAGCTGGTAGCTAGCATTTCAAAAACTAATGTGTCTGAGGGTGATTACTCTGTTTCTTTAACATCTAAAGGTCTGGTTGCTTTTTATGATGAAATAATGTACTTCAGCCTTTACTTCCCAGATTTTTTTCCCGAAATTCAGACCGTGGAAAGCATTGAACTAACTGTTAATGGTACTTTTGGCGTGTACGCATTAACTCGAGAAG TTGTGGTAATTATGGCCTCTGCTCAAATGGAAGGTGTTCGTGCCCTGCAGGATTTGCTCAAGATAATGTCTCGAAAGCACAAGGCTATTTCAGATGCAAAGAGATTAATCCAACCGCATGTGGAAACCCCTTATCCCACTCACTTCTGTCCTACGAAAACGTACACTATTTCAATTATTCTGCTGGAATTGTGA